The following coding sequences are from one Capsicum annuum cultivar UCD-10X-F1 chromosome 3, UCD10Xv1.1, whole genome shotgun sequence window:
- the LOC107864120 gene encoding chloride channel protein CLC-d isoform X1 → MLSDHFQNGVETAKLMWSRIPATEEVVEEEEGEVGTSRKGNGGSTVESLDYEVVENYAYRQEQAKKGKLYMGYVVVVKWFLALLIGIGTGLAAVFINLSVENFAGWKFSLTFQIIQKSYFAGCLVYILINLVLVLSSVYIITYFAPAASGSGIPEIKGYLNGIDTHGILLLRTLIGKIFGSIGSVGGGLALGKEGPLVHIGACIASLLGQGGSTKYHLRSRWLQVFSSDRDRRDLVTCGCAAGVAAAFRAPVGGVLFALEEVTSWWRSQLMWRVFFTSAIVAVVVRTAMGWCKNGNCGHFGAGGFIIWDISGGQEDYSFAELLPMAVIGVIGGLLGALFNQLTLYVTHWRRNYLHKKGNRVKIIEACVISVITSAISFGLPLFRRCTPCPEFEANSGIECPQAPGMFGNYVNFYCQNKKEYNDLATIFFNTQDDAIRNLFSAKTAHEFSAQSLLAFLVMFYSLAVVTFGAAVPAGQFVPGIMIGSTYGRLVGMFVVRFYRKLNIEEGTYALLGAASFLGGSMRVTVSLCVIMVEITNNLKLLPLIMLVLLISKAVGDAFNEGLYEEQARLRAIPLLESRPKYQMRYMTAKEACGNQNVVYFPRVVKVADVVSILRSNNHNGFPVVDHSRSGETLVIGLILRSHLLVLLQSKVDFQHSPLPYDSRGDLLPIRHNLNEFVKPVSTKGISLRDIHLTPDDVEMYIDLAPFLNPSPYVVPEDMSLTKVYNLFRQLGLRHLLVVPRPARVIGMITRKDLILEDNDDQAAVELQSTSVRGRQANRRRIKEKGDAQQPLLDGLL, encoded by the exons ATGTTATCAGATCATTTTCAAAATGGGGTGGAAACGGCGAAGCTGATGTGGTCTAGGATTCCGGCGACGGAGGAGGTGGTGGAGGAGGAAGAAGGGGAGGTGGGTACATCAAGAAAAGGCAATGGAGGGAGTACTGTGGAAAGTCTTGATTATGAAGTTGTTGAAAATTATGCTTATAGGCAAGAACAG GCTAAAAAAGGAAAGCTTTATATGGGATAtgttgttgtggtgaagtggttCTTGGCGTTACTGATTGGAATTG GCACAGGGCTTGCTGCTGTTTTCATTAATCTTTCTGTTGAAAATTTTGCGGGATGGAAGTTCTCATTGACATTTCAAATTATTCAGAAGTCATACTTTGCTGGATGTCTTGTGTATATTTTGATCAACCTGGTTCTAGTATTATCTTCTGTATATATTATCACATACTTTGCACCAGCTGCGTCAGGATCAGGAATTCCTGAAATAAAGGGTTATCTAAATG GAATTGACACGCATGGTATCCTTCTTTTGAGAACTCTGATTGGAAAG ATTTTTGGAAGCATAGGTTCAGTGGGTGGTGGTCTTGCTCTTGGCAAAGAAGGGCCGCTTGTACATATTGGTGCTTGTATTGCTTCTTTGCTTGGACAA GGTGGATCCACAAAATATCACCTGCGGTCAAGGTGGCTCCAAGTTTTTAGCAGTGACCGGGATCGTCGTGATTTG GTGACTTGTGGATGTGCTGCTGGAGTTGCTGCTGCTTTTAGAGCTCCTGTAGGTGGTGTATTATTTGCTCTTGAAGAGGTCACTTCTTG GTGGAGGAGTCAGCTAATGTGGAGGGTCTTCTTTACCTCTGCAATTGTAGCTGTCGTTGTCCGTACAGCAATGGGATGGTGTAAAAATGGTAATTGCGGGCATTTTGGCGCGGGAGGCTTCATTATATGGGACATCTCTGG TGGTCAAGAGGACTATTCTTTTGCGGAGTTGTTGCCCATGGCAGTTATTGGAGTTATAGGAGGTCTCCTTG GAGCATTATTCAATCAGCTTACTCTTTATGTAACACACTGGCGCAGAAATTATTTGCACAAGAAAGGAAATCGTGTGAAA ATTATTGAAGCTTGTGTCATCTCTGTGATAACTTCTGCTATTTCATTTGGATTGCCACTTTTTAGAAGATGTACTCCGTGCCCTGAATTCGAGGCTAACTCTGGCATTGAATGTCCCCAAGCACCGGGAATGTTTGGCAATTATGTTAAT TTTTACTGTCAGAACAAGAAGGAGTACAATGACCTCGCAACCATATTCTTCAACACCCAG GATGATGCTATAAGAAATTTATTCAGTGCAAAGACAGCTCACGAATTCAGTGCTCAAAGCCTACTCGCATTTTTG GTTATGTTTTACAGCTTGGCAGTGGTGACCTTTGGAGCTGCAGTTCCAGCAGGTCAGTTTGTGCCAGGCATCATGATAGGATCAACTTATGGACGACTTGTTGGCATGTTTGTGGTTAGATTTTATAGGAAGCTGAATATTGAAGAGGGGAC GTATGCTCTTCTAGGTGCTGCATCTTTTCTTGGAGGCTCGATGCGTGTGACTGTATCTCTCTGTGTCATCATGGTCGAGATTACAAATAACTTAAAGCTTTTACCTCTAATAATGCTGGTTCTTCTCATCTCAAAG GCTGTTGGTGATGCTTTTAATGAAGGATTATATGAAGAACAGGCTAGATTAAGGGCAATTCCATTACTTGAATCTAGACCAAAGTATCAAATGCGTTATATGACGGCAAAGGAGGCATGTGGGAAtcaaaac GTTGTATACTTCCCTCGGGTTGTGAAGGTTGCAGATGTAGTTTCTATTTTAAGGAGCAATAACCACAATGGTTTCCCT GTTGTTGACCACTCGAGAAGTGGGGAGACACTTGTTATTGGACTTATACTAAGAAG TCATTTATTGGTGCTTCTACAATCAAAAGTTGATTTTCAGCATAGCCCTTTACCCTATGATTCAAGAGGTGATCTTTTGCCAATCAG GCACAACCTTAATGAATTTGTGAAACCCGTTTCTACTAAAGGGATATCTCTCCGTGATATCCATTTAACTCCAGATGATGTGGAGATGTACATTGATCTTGCCCCATTTTTAAACCCGTCTCCGTACGTTGTCCCGGAAGACATGTCGTTAACGAAG GTATATAATCTTTTTCGTCAGCTAGGACTGAGGCACTTACTTGTTGTTCCACGTCCTGCTCGTGTTATTGGCATGATAACTCGAAAAGATCTGATACTTGAG GATAATGATGATCAGGCGGCCGTAGAGCTCCAATCAACTAGTGTAAG AGGTAGACAAGCTAACCGTAGAAGAATCAAGGAGAAAGGAGATGCACAACAGCCACTTCTTGATGGTCTTCTTTAA
- the LOC107864119 gene encoding mavicyanin, whose product MAYTLENRPKMILLFLILASFMQLCFGVVYKVGDSAGWTTIGNVDYKQWAANKTFSVGDVIVFQYSPQFHNVMQVKHAEYQSCNASAPIATHTTGKDSITIATHGHHFFLCGVPGHCQAGQKVDINVLRASSSPSPSPSPSSSSSTVPALAVPSPSPSHASYWLPSKIGVFLAVSLVLVSFA is encoded by the exons ATGGCTTATACTCTTGAAAACAGACCAAAAATGATACTGCTTTTCTTGATTTTAGCTTCTTTTATGCAGTTATGTTTTGGTGTTGTTTATAAGGTTGGAGACTCAGCTGGTTGGACAACTATTGGTAATGTTGATTACAAACAATGGGCTGCTAATAAAACTTTTTCAGTTGGAGATGTTATTG TATTCCAGTACAGCCCACAATTCCACAATGTGATGCAAGTGAAACATGCTGAATACCAGTCCTGCAATGCATCTGCTCCTATTGCAACACACACAACTGGGAAGGACTCCATTACTATAGCTACTCATGGCCACCATTTCTTCCTATGTGGTGTACCTGGCCATTGCCAAGCTGGACAGAAAGTCGATATCAACGTTCTTCGCGCCTCATCATCCCCGTCTCCATCGCCCTCTCCTTCGTCGTCGTCGAGTACCGTCCCTGCTCTAGCAGTACCTTCACCTTCTCCTAGTCATGCCTCTTATTGGCTTCCTAGCAAAATTGGTGTTTTCTTGGCTGTTTCTTTAGTTCTTGTCAGTTTTGCTTGA
- the LOC107864120 gene encoding chloride channel protein CLC-d isoform X2, whose translation MLSDHFQNGVETAKLMWSRIPATEEVVEEEEGEVGTSRKGNGGSTVESLDYEVVENYAYRQEQAKKGKLYMGYVVVVKWFLALLIGIGTGLAAVFINLSVENFAGWKFSLTFQIIQKSYFAGCLVYILINLVLVLSSVYIITYFAPAASGSGIPEIKGYLNGIDTHGILLLRTLIGKIFGSIGSVGGGLALGKEGPLVHIGACIASLLGQGGSTKYHLRSRWLQVFSSDRDRRDLVTCGCAAGVAAAFRAPVGGVLFALEEVTSWWRSQLMWRVFFTSAIVAVVVRTAMGWCKNGNCGHFGAGGFIIWDISGGQEDYSFAELLPMAVIGVIGGLLGALFNQLTLYVTHWRRNYLHKKGNRVKIIEACVISVITSAISFGLPLFRRCTPCPEFEANSGIECPQAPGMFGNYVNFYCQNKKEYNDLATIFFNTQDDAIRNLFSAKTAHEFSAQSLLAFLVMFYSLAVVTFGAAVPAGQFVPGIMIGSTYGRLVGMFVVRFYRKLNIEEGTYALLGAASFLGGSMRVTVSLCVIMVEITNNLKLLPLIMLVLLISKAVGDAFNEGLYEEQARLRAIPLLESRPKYQMRYMTAKEACGNQNVVYFPRVVKVADVVSILRSNNHNGFPVVDHSRSGETLVIGLILRSHLLVLLQSKVDFQHSPLPYDSRGDLLPIRHNLNEFVKPVSTKGISLRDIHLTPDDVEMYIDLAPFLNPSPYVVPEDMSLTKVYNLFRQLGLRHLLVVPRPARVIGMITRKDLILEDNDDQAAVELQSTSR comes from the exons ATGTTATCAGATCATTTTCAAAATGGGGTGGAAACGGCGAAGCTGATGTGGTCTAGGATTCCGGCGACGGAGGAGGTGGTGGAGGAGGAAGAAGGGGAGGTGGGTACATCAAGAAAAGGCAATGGAGGGAGTACTGTGGAAAGTCTTGATTATGAAGTTGTTGAAAATTATGCTTATAGGCAAGAACAG GCTAAAAAAGGAAAGCTTTATATGGGATAtgttgttgtggtgaagtggttCTTGGCGTTACTGATTGGAATTG GCACAGGGCTTGCTGCTGTTTTCATTAATCTTTCTGTTGAAAATTTTGCGGGATGGAAGTTCTCATTGACATTTCAAATTATTCAGAAGTCATACTTTGCTGGATGTCTTGTGTATATTTTGATCAACCTGGTTCTAGTATTATCTTCTGTATATATTATCACATACTTTGCACCAGCTGCGTCAGGATCAGGAATTCCTGAAATAAAGGGTTATCTAAATG GAATTGACACGCATGGTATCCTTCTTTTGAGAACTCTGATTGGAAAG ATTTTTGGAAGCATAGGTTCAGTGGGTGGTGGTCTTGCTCTTGGCAAAGAAGGGCCGCTTGTACATATTGGTGCTTGTATTGCTTCTTTGCTTGGACAA GGTGGATCCACAAAATATCACCTGCGGTCAAGGTGGCTCCAAGTTTTTAGCAGTGACCGGGATCGTCGTGATTTG GTGACTTGTGGATGTGCTGCTGGAGTTGCTGCTGCTTTTAGAGCTCCTGTAGGTGGTGTATTATTTGCTCTTGAAGAGGTCACTTCTTG GTGGAGGAGTCAGCTAATGTGGAGGGTCTTCTTTACCTCTGCAATTGTAGCTGTCGTTGTCCGTACAGCAATGGGATGGTGTAAAAATGGTAATTGCGGGCATTTTGGCGCGGGAGGCTTCATTATATGGGACATCTCTGG TGGTCAAGAGGACTATTCTTTTGCGGAGTTGTTGCCCATGGCAGTTATTGGAGTTATAGGAGGTCTCCTTG GAGCATTATTCAATCAGCTTACTCTTTATGTAACACACTGGCGCAGAAATTATTTGCACAAGAAAGGAAATCGTGTGAAA ATTATTGAAGCTTGTGTCATCTCTGTGATAACTTCTGCTATTTCATTTGGATTGCCACTTTTTAGAAGATGTACTCCGTGCCCTGAATTCGAGGCTAACTCTGGCATTGAATGTCCCCAAGCACCGGGAATGTTTGGCAATTATGTTAAT TTTTACTGTCAGAACAAGAAGGAGTACAATGACCTCGCAACCATATTCTTCAACACCCAG GATGATGCTATAAGAAATTTATTCAGTGCAAAGACAGCTCACGAATTCAGTGCTCAAAGCCTACTCGCATTTTTG GTTATGTTTTACAGCTTGGCAGTGGTGACCTTTGGAGCTGCAGTTCCAGCAGGTCAGTTTGTGCCAGGCATCATGATAGGATCAACTTATGGACGACTTGTTGGCATGTTTGTGGTTAGATTTTATAGGAAGCTGAATATTGAAGAGGGGAC GTATGCTCTTCTAGGTGCTGCATCTTTTCTTGGAGGCTCGATGCGTGTGACTGTATCTCTCTGTGTCATCATGGTCGAGATTACAAATAACTTAAAGCTTTTACCTCTAATAATGCTGGTTCTTCTCATCTCAAAG GCTGTTGGTGATGCTTTTAATGAAGGATTATATGAAGAACAGGCTAGATTAAGGGCAATTCCATTACTTGAATCTAGACCAAAGTATCAAATGCGTTATATGACGGCAAAGGAGGCATGTGGGAAtcaaaac GTTGTATACTTCCCTCGGGTTGTGAAGGTTGCAGATGTAGTTTCTATTTTAAGGAGCAATAACCACAATGGTTTCCCT GTTGTTGACCACTCGAGAAGTGGGGAGACACTTGTTATTGGACTTATACTAAGAAG TCATTTATTGGTGCTTCTACAATCAAAAGTTGATTTTCAGCATAGCCCTTTACCCTATGATTCAAGAGGTGATCTTTTGCCAATCAG GCACAACCTTAATGAATTTGTGAAACCCGTTTCTACTAAAGGGATATCTCTCCGTGATATCCATTTAACTCCAGATGATGTGGAGATGTACATTGATCTTGCCCCATTTTTAAACCCGTCTCCGTACGTTGTCCCGGAAGACATGTCGTTAACGAAG GTATATAATCTTTTTCGTCAGCTAGGACTGAGGCACTTACTTGTTGTTCCACGTCCTGCTCGTGTTATTGGCATGATAACTCGAAAAGATCTGATACTTGAG GATAATGATGATCAGGCGGCCGTAGAGCTCCAATCAACTAGT AGGTAG